The following proteins come from a genomic window of Methanosarcina sp. MTP4:
- a CDS encoding glycosyltransferase family 4 protein, whose amino-acid sequence MKIFASEENLLIPLGGGELSFETLISGLSKNNEIFTVGKHVKNPHTVPFPSSSVRLFETNTHMFNKYFVFKQLEGSLSRKIKNFSPDLVITQQDFAAPTIKTAYEKKIPSIVFMRNYEHICLCANPDSNCSRRCSVCYGYSFLNPYRYFVDAVFRYEKKWISRASLIISNSQYMASVVKDWLGVESQVIYPFVREISVRAQHPEYITLISAAKHKGIGTFLEIAKILPDKKFLVVGHNPESIDFSVFPNITYMPWAADPETFYSKTKILLVPSLWPEPFGRVCVEAAFCGIPSIASKIGGLPEAVGEGGILIDNFKDPEQWVKAINLLENDEAYREYSEKARIHSRRFTVENTLGQFKSLLRNTLALKI is encoded by the coding sequence ATGAAAATTTTTGCATCAGAAGAAAATCTCCTTATCCCTCTGGGAGGAGGAGAACTTTCTTTTGAAACACTTATATCCGGGCTCAGTAAAAATAATGAGATATTTACAGTCGGAAAGCACGTAAAAAACCCGCATACAGTACCTTTTCCCTCATCCTCCGTCCGCCTTTTTGAAACAAATACTCACATGTTCAACAAATACTTCGTTTTTAAACAGCTTGAAGGCTCCTTAAGCCGGAAAATCAAGAACTTTTCCCCGGACCTCGTCATCACACAGCAGGACTTTGCAGCCCCTACAATAAAAACCGCTTATGAAAAAAAGATACCTTCCATAGTTTTCATGCGAAACTACGAACATATCTGTCTCTGCGCAAACCCCGACAGCAACTGCAGCAGGAGATGTTCGGTTTGCTATGGCTATTCTTTTCTAAACCCTTACAGGTATTTTGTAGACGCCGTTTTCCGGTACGAAAAAAAATGGATTTCCAGAGCATCACTTATTATTTCAAATAGTCAGTATATGGCTTCGGTTGTTAAAGATTGGCTTGGTGTGGAATCCCAGGTAATCTATCCTTTCGTAAGGGAGATCAGTGTTAGAGCGCAGCATCCTGAATACATCACATTGATCAGCGCCGCAAAGCATAAGGGAATCGGGACCTTTTTGGAAATTGCAAAAATACTCCCTGATAAAAAATTCCTGGTTGTGGGGCACAATCCCGAATCAATCGATTTTTCAGTTTTTCCCAATATCACATACATGCCCTGGGCAGCCGATCCCGAAACCTTCTATTCAAAGACAAAAATCCTGCTCGTTCCCTCCCTGTGGCCGGAACCTTTCGGAAGAGTCTGCGTGGAAGCTGCCTTTTGCGGGATTCCTTCGATTGCAAGCAAAATCGGAGGACTTCCGGAGGCAGTGGGGGAGGGAGGGATATTGATTGATAATTTTAAGGACCCTGAGCAATGGGTAAAAGCTATCAATCTGCTGGAGAACGATGAGGCATATAGGGAATACTCAGAAAAAGCCAGAATTCATTCCCGAAGATTTACGGTCGAAAACACACTGGGACAATTCAAATCCCTGCTCCGGAATACCCTTGCATTAAAAATTTAA
- a CDS encoding flippase produces MTADIEQRNIAGTRYSFIGRTISSATLFLLSIIVARYLGAEAFGELSLALTIIAFASVISDAGINRSVQKHISQYLGEDRESIQRAYKSILSIKALSGLAGLIILYAGAPVFSGVFHTETLEPVIKIGALLLAAIIFLEFNQTVLQGYECFKKICLANVLEAGLKLIFTVIIIYMGLDVAGIIAGYAASTLAVSIILTIVVYFGVVKPGNINRSHRNLTGEIIRYSPPILLSTIFFIMYTRFDILALGYFGETTDVGHYSLAVGLIDNLLIPVAAIETAVMPIAASLYGKKESRANLSRLFNQTLTNGFFFMMPVIFGLLVVARSFVTEVYGPEFMDSGLILMALTPFILTKTLAVLNGAYLIGANKAKTFMNYTFGAMLLNLFLLGTLVPVYGVYGAALARIISHAVLTFSMLLYIIRAFRIRIEGESIIKDLKIVASSVVMAVLCHIIMIVSGGGIPGLVLTIGSGVLIYVVLLDLTKTISFNDLLKIAHGDLSLKQDVK; encoded by the coding sequence ATGACAGCTGATATCGAACAGAGAAATATTGCAGGTACAAGATATTCATTTATAGGAAGGACAATATCCTCTGCTACCCTTTTCCTGCTCTCGATAATCGTGGCCAGGTATCTTGGAGCGGAAGCTTTTGGAGAGCTTTCCCTGGCACTGACAATCATAGCATTTGCCTCAGTCATAAGCGATGCCGGAATCAACAGGTCCGTTCAAAAGCATATATCTCAGTACCTCGGAGAAGATCGGGAGTCCATACAGCGGGCTTACAAGAGCATATTATCAATAAAGGCCCTTTCAGGTTTAGCCGGCTTAATCATTCTTTACGCAGGCGCTCCGGTCTTTTCAGGGGTCTTTCATACAGAGACCCTGGAACCAGTCATAAAAATAGGAGCTTTGCTGCTTGCAGCCATCATTTTCCTGGAATTCAACCAGACAGTGCTTCAGGGGTATGAGTGCTTTAAGAAGATCTGCCTGGCAAACGTGCTGGAAGCTGGTTTAAAGCTAATATTTACGGTTATAATCATTTACATGGGTCTGGACGTAGCTGGCATTATAGCCGGTTATGCTGCCTCGACCCTGGCGGTTTCCATAATCCTGACCATCGTTGTATATTTTGGGGTTGTTAAACCGGGAAATATTAACCGGTCCCATAGAAACCTTACCGGAGAAATTATTAGATATAGCCCTCCAATTCTACTCTCAACGATATTCTTTATAATGTACACAAGGTTTGACATCCTTGCCCTTGGATATTTCGGAGAAACGACTGACGTAGGACATTACAGTCTTGCAGTGGGTTTAATCGATAACCTGTTAATCCCCGTGGCAGCCATTGAAACAGCAGTTATGCCAATTGCGGCTTCCCTTTACGGTAAAAAAGAAAGCAGAGCAAATTTAAGCAGGCTTTTTAACCAGACCCTTACAAACGGTTTCTTTTTTATGATGCCGGTAATTTTCGGCCTGCTGGTGGTGGCACGCAGCTTTGTTACAGAGGTATACGGCCCGGAGTTTATGGATTCAGGCCTGATACTGATGGCACTAACCCCTTTCATACTTACAAAGACTCTGGCAGTTTTAAACGGCGCATATCTTATAGGAGCAAACAAAGCGAAAACGTTTATGAACTATACCTTTGGAGCAATGCTTCTAAACCTCTTTTTACTCGGGACTCTTGTCCCTGTTTACGGAGTTTACGGGGCAGCATTAGCCAGGATAATTTCCCACGCGGTTCTTACATTTTCAATGCTACTCTATATAATCAGGGCTTTCCGGATCCGGATCGAAGGGGAGTCAATTATAAAGGATCTCAAGATAGTTGCTTCATCAGTGGTCATGGCAGTTCTCTGCCATATCATAATGATTGTTTCCGGGGGAGGCATACCAGGCCTTGTGCTAACAATCGGATCCGGAGTGCTTATTTACGTTGTGCTGCTTGACCTCACAAAAACAATATCTTTTAATGACCTGTTAAAAATAGCTCATGGTGATCTGAGTCTTAAACAGGACGTCAAGTGA
- a CDS encoding oligosaccharide flippase family protein: MINSLIKNLKQSNSFLSFTSLSALAQGIGFILPLIIAKILSPEGFGSYSLSMMIVFFFTTAIVSSSQTPFIVYSNEELKKNNKINKAFTAQLMMFLSSILIFAFLLLAFSNPIAKFAQISFNQLILLYFAFLGIGSRELFKNLFLALDKKIFNALYILIVGIINIIFLGIYHQLNFLNLNSIFIIYFLSPLISIIFLAHKIEFKKISSFSYDNEIFKRMITWTTWQIFGLTAVYLINWGDNLILRYFVSLSEIGIYNLGYQIFKGLISLTFILNSYFLPYITKNINNERKIQNYLYVKRPKIMLAGTFGIIIIFLLIPYVFGYIYGDIYKESVTIVRILLIGAIIALYNVFYTPILNSLKMYKFYQISNIIHVLINILLNIIFIQIIGIYGAAVATVIAYFCKTVMFELYIYKKVQHYSIFSRLKKQI; encoded by the coding sequence ATGATAAACAGTTTAATAAAAAACCTCAAGCAATCAAATAGTTTTCTTTCATTTACCTCTCTGAGCGCCTTAGCTCAAGGAATTGGTTTCATATTGCCTCTGATAATTGCAAAAATACTGTCACCAGAAGGCTTTGGTTCTTATTCTTTGAGTATGATGATCGTTTTTTTCTTTACAACTGCAATTGTTTCATCATCACAAACACCATTTATTGTATATTCAAACGAAGAATTAAAAAAAAATAATAAAATAAATAAAGCATTTACAGCTCAACTAATGATGTTTCTGTCTTCAATTTTGATATTCGCATTTTTGTTGCTTGCTTTTTCAAATCCCATAGCAAAGTTTGCTCAAATTTCATTCAATCAGTTAATATTATTGTACTTTGCATTTTTGGGTATAGGATCAAGAGAATTGTTTAAAAATTTGTTTCTAGCATTGGACAAAAAAATATTTAATGCTTTATATATTCTAATTGTTGGAATTATTAATATTATTTTCCTAGGAATATATCACCAACTGAATTTCTTAAACTTGAACTCTATATTTATTATTTACTTTCTATCACCTTTAATTTCGATAATTTTCCTTGCTCACAAAATAGAATTCAAGAAAATCTCCTCTTTTAGTTATGATAATGAAATATTTAAAAGAATGATTACATGGACTACTTGGCAGATTTTTGGTCTAACTGCCGTTTACTTGATTAACTGGGGAGACAACCTCATCTTAAGATACTTTGTTTCTCTAAGTGAAATCGGAATTTACAATCTAGGTTATCAAATATTCAAAGGATTGATTTCCTTAACTTTTATATTGAATTCATATTTTCTTCCATATATCACAAAAAACATAAATAATGAAAGAAAAATTCAAAATTATCTTTACGTAAAAAGACCAAAAATAATGTTAGCAGGGACTTTCGGAATTATTATTATATTCCTACTAATCCCTTACGTTTTTGGTTACATATACGGTGATATCTACAAAGAATCTGTAACTATTGTAAGAATATTACTTATAGGGGCCATAATCGCCTTGTATAACGTTTTTTACACACCTATTCTAAACTCTCTTAAAATGTATAAATTCTACCAAATATCAAACATAATCCATGTGCTCATAAATATTTTACTAAATATTATTTTTATACAAATAATTGGCATATATGGGGCTGCTGTAGCAACGGTAATTGCATATTTTTGTAAAACAGTTATGTTCGAACTATATATCTATAAAAAAGTACAGCACTATTCAATTTTTTCAAGGTTAAAAAAACAAATATGA
- a CDS encoding CapA family protein produces the protein MSTKLAFTGDLSFHNIEKYTNDPFKNVAHNLFNLNCVVNLESVFLPKSYTQDPIKKKICLRQDDSAINHLIKINPFLINLSNNHINDYGNFGAKYTQQILESEKISYFGAGFNNENHNVFVLKDQNVVFLSYATRSCDSTKSKLFDEKNFIGPKELNLDLLKKQIEDYTDYTKIVLLHWGLEQKHYPLPEQRKIARKLVDCGVDLIIGNHSHVIQGYEMYKNKWIFYSLGNFLFPNLKLHIKQKIYYLPQSKKNRMSIIPIFNISKTGIVLDNLISIKANKKFELEVDNSVNGIYNRYLFSNEYIYSIFYALYSFYVKMTYYSVMPIRIVKKRLYSEEVS, from the coding sequence ATGAGTACAAAATTAGCTTTTACTGGAGATTTAAGCTTCCACAATATTGAAAAGTATACAAATGATCCCTTTAAAAATGTTGCCCATAATTTATTCAATCTAAATTGTGTTGTAAATTTAGAATCAGTTTTTTTACCAAAAAGCTATACTCAAGATCCAATCAAAAAAAAAATTTGTTTAAGACAAGATGATTCCGCAATAAATCATTTAATAAAAATAAATCCTTTTCTTATAAATTTGTCTAATAATCATATTAATGATTATGGCAATTTTGGTGCAAAGTACACTCAACAAATTTTAGAATCTGAAAAAATCAGCTATTTTGGTGCAGGATTTAATAATGAAAATCACAATGTCTTTGTTTTAAAAGACCAAAATGTTGTATTTTTAAGTTATGCAACAAGAAGTTGTGATTCGACTAAATCAAAACTATTTGATGAAAAAAATTTTATTGGGCCAAAAGAACTGAATTTGGATTTGTTAAAAAAACAGATCGAAGATTATACCGATTATACGAAAATCGTATTATTGCATTGGGGCTTAGAGCAAAAACATTATCCATTACCAGAACAAAGAAAAATTGCTAGAAAATTAGTTGATTGTGGTGTTGATTTAATTATTGGTAATCATTCCCATGTGATTCAAGGTTATGAAATGTACAAAAATAAATGGATTTTTTATTCTTTAGGTAATTTTTTATTCCCTAATCTTAAATTACATATAAAACAAAAAATATATTATTTGCCGCAATCAAAAAAAAATAGAATGTCTATAATACCAATTTTTAATATTAGTAAAACAGGTATTGTTTTGGATAACTTAATTTCAATAAAAGCAAATAAAAAATTTGAATTGGAAGTTGATAATTCGGTTAATGGTATATATAATCGCTATTTGTTTAGCAATGAATATATTTATTCAATATTTTATGCTCTTTATTCATTCTATGTTAAGATGACGTATTACTCTGTAATGCCGATTAGGATCGTTAAAAAAAGATTATATAGTGAGGAAGTATCGTGA
- a CDS encoding glycosyltransferase family 4 protein, whose protein sequence is MKKICFIQTYAYPLFNKNARVVHGGAELQTYLLANELKQKNNVDYIVGDFGQQNVEFFNGIRVIKYFKPLDSQPSQIIKLINSLFKSNSDFYIQRGLNRGTLIISLFCKLLRKKFIFMISHDSQTDDSFKRSKDLFSRVISDFGLRFSSVIICQSSEEKENLLSFKKIPSKKIRILKKGLQLSEQSYAHKKEIDAIWVGRCEKWKRPELFLHLADQNKDKNFLMVCSPSYSDPLYFEKIREKASQILNLGFEEKIPNNEVVDLFKNSKTFILTSLSEGELPMTALEAFSCGTPIISVHINPENVITSEKIGVFLNGDEEKLNTVFCELEGDCQKMIEYSRSSIEYVRRERDINKISEKFEKILLEL, encoded by the coding sequence ATGAAAAAAATATGTTTCATTCAAACTTATGCTTACCCTCTATTTAATAAAAATGCCAGAGTTGTTCACGGAGGGGCTGAACTTCAAACATACCTTCTTGCCAATGAATTGAAGCAAAAAAACAATGTAGATTATATTGTAGGTGACTTTGGCCAACAAAATGTTGAATTTTTTAATGGTATAAGAGTTATAAAATATTTTAAACCATTGGACAGCCAACCATCCCAAATTATTAAGTTAATTAATTCCTTATTTAAATCAAACTCAGACTTTTACATTCAACGTGGTTTAAATAGAGGAACATTGATAATTTCTTTGTTTTGCAAACTTCTCAGAAAAAAATTCATATTCATGATTTCTCATGATTCTCAAACCGATGATTCATTCAAGCGAAGTAAAGATTTGTTTTCAAGAGTTATTTCTGATTTTGGACTGAGATTTTCAAGCGTTATAATTTGTCAGAGTTCTGAAGAAAAAGAAAATCTATTATCTTTTAAGAAAATTCCTTCAAAAAAAATCCGAATCTTGAAGAAGGGATTACAGTTATCTGAACAGAGTTATGCCCATAAAAAAGAAATTGATGCTATTTGGGTAGGTAGATGTGAAAAATGGAAAAGGCCAGAGTTATTTTTGCATTTGGCTGATCAGAATAAAGATAAAAATTTCTTAATGGTTTGTTCTCCTTCATACAGCGATCCTTTATATTTTGAAAAAATTAGAGAAAAAGCTTCTCAAATCCTAAACCTCGGTTTTGAGGAGAAGATTCCTAATAATGAAGTAGTAGATCTTTTTAAAAATTCAAAAACTTTTATACTCACCTCTTTGAGTGAAGGGGAATTACCTATGACAGCATTGGAAGCTTTCTCTTGTGGAACCCCTATAATTTCTGTGCACATTAACCCTGAGAATGTTATTACGAGTGAAAAAATCGGTGTTTTTTTGAATGGTGATGAAGAGAAGCTTAATACAGTGTTTTGTGAATTAGAGGGCGACTGCCAAAAAATGATTGAGTATTCAAGAAGTTCTATCGAATATGTGAGAAGAGAAAGAGATATTAATAAAATTTCAGAGAAATTTGAGAAAATATTATTGGAGTTGTAA
- a CDS encoding glycosyltransferase family 4 protein, translating to MSTSKKKLCIVSLKAYPLFNKNCNGIFGGAEVQLYLLAQALSKHEDLDISFIVADYGGKKIEMFNEIKIIKSFRFEDNALSKNLKFLNSLLLSNSNIFVQRTLDPASGILSLICRIRGAKFIYMVAHDNETNGLYEKNIGFLKRLLANAVFKFSDLVIVQNVTQKELLLKNKNRTSFLIKSGYFLSKFTPSKKSELDYVLWVSRSKKWKQPEIFIQLASCNPKFQFKMICPKAFDDTDEWYNHLKQKAGNVFNLEFIEFVPFDEIDIYFRNASIFVNTSLNEGFPNTYIQATKNGTPILSLNVNPDNFLDEYSCGYFCNNEFDKLNEKLNLLIGDVTLHNKMSKNAYEYAVENHNIMKSAEQLYNLFTGLK from the coding sequence ATGTCAACGTCAAAAAAGAAACTATGTATCGTGTCTTTAAAGGCTTATCCATTATTCAACAAAAATTGTAATGGAATTTTCGGTGGTGCAGAAGTACAGTTATATTTACTTGCTCAAGCTCTTTCTAAACATGAGGATTTGGACATCAGTTTTATTGTAGCAGATTATGGTGGAAAAAAAATAGAAATGTTTAATGAGATAAAAATAATCAAATCATTCCGTTTTGAAGATAATGCATTATCAAAGAATCTGAAATTCTTAAATTCCTTATTACTCTCGAATTCTAATATTTTTGTACAGAGGACGCTTGATCCTGCTTCAGGAATCTTATCTTTAATCTGCAGAATTCGTGGAGCAAAATTTATTTATATGGTTGCCCACGATAACGAAACAAACGGCTTATATGAAAAAAACATAGGGTTTCTGAAAAGATTATTAGCCAATGCTGTTTTCAAATTTTCGGACCTCGTCATCGTCCAAAACGTCACACAAAAAGAACTGTTACTCAAAAATAAAAACAGAACTTCTTTCCTTATTAAATCTGGTTATTTTTTAAGCAAATTTACTCCTTCTAAAAAAAGTGAACTTGATTATGTACTTTGGGTTAGTCGTTCTAAAAAATGGAAGCAGCCTGAAATTTTTATTCAGTTAGCTAGTTGTAATCCTAAATTTCAATTTAAGATGATATGTCCAAAAGCGTTTGACGATACCGATGAATGGTATAACCATCTCAAACAAAAAGCAGGTAATGTTTTTAACCTAGAATTTATTGAATTTGTACCGTTTGACGAAATTGACATATATTTTAGAAATGCTAGCATTTTTGTGAATACATCCTTAAACGAAGGGTTTCCAAACACTTATATCCAAGCTACAAAAAACGGTACTCCTATATTATCCCTTAATGTGAATCCAGATAATTTTCTTGATGAATATAGTTGTGGTTATTTTTGCAATAATGAATTTGACAAACTGAATGAGAAATTAAACTTACTAATTGGGGATGTAACTTTACATAATAAAATGTCAAAAAATGCATATGAATATGCGGTAGAAAATCATAATATAATGAAAAGCGCAGAACAATTATATAATCTATTCACGGGGTTGAAATGA
- a CDS encoding phenylacetate--CoA ligase family protein — translation MNSVVARAITKAISKGRYEHLSIIKDYEYKSIPECRELQKELLFNILNYSLKTIPYYREFASKENIKISKNSIFEDIKKFPAMTKNLLSENFDVLKSDTFDGSYIKNTSGGSTGEPVTFLQDMSHREKGKAFKLFLDEWAGRIEGEKMVRLWGSERDIIKGHDGINGWVNENLLNIKMLNSFKMLESDMAKYVEIINQEQPKIIEAYAQSIYELSKFIKSNDLNVFSPNGIITSASTLYSDNKKLIEEVFGTKVFNRYGTREVGDVACSCDKDEGLHLNIFNQYVEILDDDLEPCEAGKIGKVYVTTLNNYVMPLIRYQIGDMAIPAKNEQCSCGRGLPLIETVVGRQTDVFRMKDGRVIPGEFFIHFIGVVYNKDYISKFQVIQKDYDFVLIKLVLKNEVQFNCYKEDIIKSIKYVMGQDCKVEFEFVEDIEPTKSGKYLYTINEVK, via the coding sequence ATGAACTCTGTAGTAGCGAGGGCAATAACGAAAGCTATATCGAAAGGGAGATATGAGCATCTTTCTATTATAAAGGATTATGAGTATAAATCGATTCCTGAATGTAGAGAATTACAAAAAGAACTTCTATTTAATATTTTGAACTATTCATTAAAAACTATTCCCTATTATAGAGAATTTGCAAGCAAAGAAAACATAAAAATATCAAAGAACAGTATTTTTGAGGATATTAAAAAATTTCCGGCCATGACTAAAAATTTATTGAGTGAAAACTTTGATGTCCTTAAATCTGATACTTTTGATGGGAGCTACATCAAAAACACTTCCGGTGGATCTACGGGAGAACCTGTAACTTTTCTCCAAGATATGAGTCACAGAGAAAAAGGAAAAGCGTTTAAATTATTCCTTGATGAATGGGCAGGAAGAATTGAAGGAGAAAAAATGGTAAGGTTATGGGGTTCTGAAAGAGATATAATTAAAGGGCATGATGGCATTAATGGTTGGGTTAACGAAAATTTACTCAATATCAAGATGTTAAATTCATTTAAAATGCTAGAATCAGACATGGCTAAATATGTTGAAATCATCAACCAAGAACAACCAAAAATTATTGAAGCTTATGCCCAATCAATTTATGAGTTGTCAAAATTTATAAAAAGTAATGACTTAAATGTTTTTTCTCCAAATGGTATCATAACTTCGGCTAGTACTCTTTATTCGGATAATAAAAAATTAATTGAAGAAGTTTTCGGAACAAAAGTTTTCAATCGGTATGGTACTAGGGAAGTTGGAGATGTTGCTTGTTCCTGCGATAAAGATGAGGGATTGCACCTTAATATCTTCAACCAATATGTAGAGATATTGGATGATGATCTAGAACCCTGCGAAGCTGGAAAAATTGGGAAAGTCTATGTTACAACACTTAATAATTATGTGATGCCGCTGATAAGATACCAAATCGGAGATATGGCAATACCAGCAAAAAACGAACAGTGTTCCTGTGGGAGGGGTTTGCCTTTAATCGAAACAGTAGTTGGTAGGCAAACCGATGTATTCAGAATGAAGGATGGGAGAGTAATTCCGGGTGAATTTTTTATACATTTCATAGGAGTTGTTTATAACAAAGATTATATTTCCAAATTTCAGGTAATACAGAAGGATTATGACTTTGTATTAATAAAGTTAGTTTTGAAAAATGAAGTGCAATTTAATTGCTACAAAGAAGATATAATAAAGAGTATTAAATACGTTATGGGCCAAGATTGCAAAGTTGAATTTGAATTTGTTGAAGACATCGAACCAACAAAAAGTGGTAAGTATTTGTATACTATAAATGAGGTAAAATGA
- a CDS encoding phenylacetate--CoA ligase family protein translates to MSQILKLLKKREFQSLESNKEIQQKLIEKLLLHCYENVPYYRNLLAESEVVVNNKVYFNNFSRIPILTKDILRDNFERFKCRDLESRKWYFNTSGGSTGEPSIFIQDQVSWDHGMAGKWFFSTFTGKDLGDKEIKLWGSETDLLKGSIGFEAKIKNLIFNRILLNSFKMTEEDMEKYVELINQKKPVLFEAYVQSIYELSKFILNNNLKIYSPRGIITSTGTLHPEFKETIQDVFKTKVYNRYGSREVGDIACSCERDEGLHLNIFDHYIEILNESLEPCKPGEIGEVYVTALNNYAMPLIRYRIGDMASPSKKELCSCGRGLPLIENVIGRSNSMIKTENGVFDSAAIGSLLYFKDPKKHQVFESIKKYQIIQKKKDYILIKIVPTDENIWSLEKKLIEAKLKKALGNNVKFDFNILDDIEPNKNGKYMYTISEVE, encoded by the coding sequence GTGTCTCAAATTCTAAAATTACTTAAAAAAAGGGAATTTCAATCACTAGAAAGCAATAAAGAGATTCAACAAAAACTTATAGAAAAGTTGTTACTACATTGCTATGAAAATGTTCCGTATTATAGGAATTTATTAGCCGAATCTGAAGTAGTTGTCAATAATAAAGTTTATTTTAACAATTTTTCCAGAATACCCATACTCACAAAAGATATTCTCAGAGATAATTTTGAACGTTTTAAGTGTAGGGATTTGGAGTCTAGAAAGTGGTATTTTAATACATCTGGTGGTAGTACTGGAGAACCTTCAATATTTATACAAGATCAAGTAAGCTGGGATCATGGAATGGCAGGCAAGTGGTTTTTTTCCACTTTTACAGGAAAAGATCTCGGGGATAAAGAAATTAAATTATGGGGATCTGAAACAGATCTTCTTAAAGGGTCTATTGGCTTTGAAGCCAAAATCAAAAACTTGATTTTCAATAGAATTTTATTGAATTCTTTTAAGATGACTGAAGAAGATATGGAAAAGTATGTAGAATTGATTAATCAAAAAAAGCCTGTGCTTTTTGAGGCCTATGTTCAATCAATTTATGAATTATCAAAATTCATTCTGAACAATAATTTAAAAATTTATTCACCAAGGGGAATCATCACATCTACTGGTACACTTCATCCTGAATTTAAAGAGACGATACAGGATGTCTTTAAAACAAAAGTATACAATAGGTATGGTTCTAGAGAAGTTGGAGATATAGCCTGTTCTTGTGAGAGGGACGAGGGTTTGCATTTGAATATTTTCGATCATTATATCGAGATTTTAAACGAAAGTTTAGAGCCGTGTAAACCTGGAGAAATAGGTGAAGTCTATGTCACTGCGCTCAACAACTATGCTATGCCTCTTATAAGATATCGGATCGGAGACATGGCTTCTCCATCAAAAAAAGAACTATGTTCTTGTGGAAGAGGATTGCCATTGATTGAAAACGTCATAGGAAGAAGTAATAGCATGATCAAAACTGAAAATGGTGTCTTTGATAGTGCTGCTATAGGGTCACTTCTCTATTTCAAGGATCCAAAAAAACATCAGGTTTTTGAATCCATAAAAAAATATCAGATTATTCAGAAAAAGAAAGATTATATCTTAATAAAGATTGTACCAACCGATGAAAACATATGGTCCCTTGAAAAAAAGTTAATTGAGGCAAAATTAAAAAAAGCGCTTGGCAACAATGTGAAATTTGATTTTAATATTTTAGATGATATTGAGCCTAACAAAAATGGGAAGTATATGTACACTATTAGCGAAGTGGAATAA